One Pirellulales bacterium DNA window includes the following coding sequences:
- the vsr gene encoding DNA mismatch endonuclease Vsr, whose protein sequence is MDTLTSTQRSELMSLVRSKDTKPEIAVRRLVHSMGYRYRLHGRGLPGRPDLVLAGKRTVIFVHGCFWHRHRGCVKATTPKTNAEFWRAKFQANRRRDRAIERRLANDDWRVIVVWECESRNVPKLAIRLSRELESVE, encoded by the coding sequence ATGGACACGTTGACGTCGACTCAGCGAAGCGAACTAATGTCGCTCGTTCGGTCCAAGGACACGAAACCCGAAATAGCAGTTCGCCGCTTGGTTCATTCGATGGGCTACCGCTATCGCCTGCATGGACGCGGCTTGCCGGGGCGTCCCGATTTAGTCCTTGCTGGCAAGCGAACCGTCATTTTCGTTCATGGTTGTTTTTGGCATCGGCATCGAGGCTGTGTGAAGGCCACGACACCGAAAACAAATGCCGAGTTTTGGCGCGCGAAATTTCAGGCAAATCGTCGACGTGATAGAGCGATTGAACGCCGTTTGGCTAACGATGACTGGCGCGTTATTGTTGTTTGGGAATGCGAGTCGAGGAATGTGCCCAAGTTAGCGATTCGCCTCAGCCGAGAATTGGAAAGCGTTGAATGA